A single Anaerobranca gottschalkii DSM 13577 DNA region contains:
- a CDS encoding zinc ribbon domain-containing protein: INKDWKRESKMSKKVNQSFVGIPHQEFIKKVMYKGENVGIKVILVDESYTSGTSFLDNELPVKENYNKSRRIHRGLFRSNNGTLINADLNGAYQIMKKVFPNVFSEGIEGVGLHPIRVNIA; this comes from the coding sequence ATTAACAAAGACTGGAAACGGGAAAGTAAAATGAGTAAAAAAGTTAATCAATCATTTGTAGGAATACCACATCAAGAATTTATAAAAAAGGTAATGTATAAAGGAGAAAATGTAGGAATAAAAGTAATACTTGTAGATGAGAGTTATACAAGTGGAACATCATTTTTAGATAACGAATTGCCTGTAAAAGAAAACTACAACAAATCAAGACGAATCCATAGAGGTCTATTTAGGTCTAATAATGGCACTTTAATAAATGCAGATTTAAATGGAGCATATCAAATAATGAAAAAAGTATTCCCCAATGTATTTTCTGAGGGGATAGAGGGTGTGGGGTTACACCCAATCAGAGTAAACATAGCTTAA